In Brachypodium distachyon strain Bd21 chromosome 2, Brachypodium_distachyon_v3.0, whole genome shotgun sequence, one genomic interval encodes:
- the LOC100825495 gene encoding S-formylglutathione hydrolase codes for MAAAAPPPPAAAPAQLSKSKMFGGHILRFRHHSAALGCPMTFSLFVPASPASNLPVLYFLSGLTCNDENFVIKSGAQRAAAAHGIALVAPDTSPRGLNIEGEADSWDFGVGAGFYLNATNEKWKNWRMYDYVVKELPKVLSDNFEQLNTSRASIFGHSMGGHGALTIYLKNTDKYKSVSAFAPIANPINCPWGQKAFTNYLGTTKSEWEDYDATCLIKKCNGVSTPILIDQGDDDKFLAEQLLPGNFEEACKAAGVPLTLRMQPGYDHSFFFIATFIDDHIAHHAQFLKSA; via the exons atggcggcggccgcgccccctcctccggcggcggcgccggcgcagctCAGCAAGAGCAAGATGTTCGGCGGCCACATCCTCCGCTTCCGCCACCACAGCGCCGCGCTTGGATGCCCCATGACCTTCTCCCTCTTCGTCCCGGCGTCCCCGGCTTCCAACCTCCCC GTGCTGTACTTCCTCTCGGGGCTCACCTGCAACGACGAGAACTTCGTCATCAAGTCCGGCgcccagcgcgccgccgcggcacacGGCATCGCCCTCGTCGCGCCCGACACCTCCCCGC GTGGCTTAAATATAGAAGGAGAGGCGGATAGTTGGGATTTTGGTGTTG GTGctggattttatttgaatGCCACAAATGAGAAGTGGAAAAATTGGCGCATGTATGACTATGTTGTGAAGGAGCTGCCAAAAGTTTTAAGTGACAACTTTGAACAGCTTAACACTTCCAGGGCATCAATTTTCGGACATTCAATGGGAGGGCATGGTGCACTGACTATCTACTTGAAGAACACTGACAAATACAAG TCGGTTTCTGCGTTTGCTCCAATTGCTAACCCAATAAACTGCCCCTGGGGTCAGAAGGCATTCACAAACTATTTGGGCACAACTAAATCAGAATGGGAG GATTATGATGCGACCTGCTTGATTAAAAAGTGCAATGGAGTTTCAACTCCTATCCTGATTGACCAG GGAGATGATGACAAGTTCCTGGCCGAGCAGCTGCTACCTGGCAACTTCGAGGAGGCGTGCAAGGCTGCCGGGGTTCCCCTGACCCTCCGCATGCAACCTGGATATGACCATTCCTTCTTTTTCATCGCGACATTCATTGATGATCATATCGCCCACCATGCTCAGTTTCTCAAGAGCGCCTGA